In a genomic window of Rhodovulum sp. P5:
- a CDS encoding helix-turn-helix domain-containing protein — translation MNVWGNIIRDLMKEQRVSQRALAETSGVNRTALRALLAGGTCEIGKVQKMLAVLGYKLDIIPIEDFEPHKPNPRVARRNRDKYRGIKPNPAWLGEQVEDA, via the coding sequence ATGAACGTCTGGGGCAACATCATCCGCGACCTGATGAAGGAACAGCGCGTCTCCCAACGCGCCTTGGCCGAAACCTCTGGCGTCAATCGCACTGCCCTTCGCGCCTTGCTGGCCGGTGGAACCTGCGAAATCGGCAAGGTGCAAAAGATGCTGGCGGTGCTGGGATACAAGCTGGACATCATCCCCATTGAAGACTTCGAGCCGCACAAGCCCAATCCCCGCGTGGCCCGACGGAACCGCGACAAATACCGGGGCATCAAACCCAATCCGGCATGGCTGGGGGAACAGGTGGAGGATGCCTGA
- a CDS encoding HK97 family phage prohead protease translates to MNLPAIETRKGHGTETADAEVRFTAPSDTGELEGIAVRFNVADSYRSEFAPQAFTSARTPIPMLWSHDPAQVIGSWTSIEARADGLAVKGKLNLAVAKAQEVRALLQAGDVAGLSVGFRTLKDERSATGTRRITQADLKEISIVAFPSVPGSQVTSTRSTANITALTKAIRAATTSIKGN, encoded by the coding sequence ATGAACTTGCCTGCAATCGAAACCCGCAAGGGCCACGGCACCGAAACCGCCGATGCCGAAGTGCGTTTCACCGCTCCCAGCGACACGGGGGAGCTTGAAGGGATCGCGGTGCGCTTCAACGTGGCTGACAGCTACCGCAGCGAGTTTGCCCCGCAGGCTTTCACCTCTGCCCGCACCCCCATCCCGATGCTTTGGAGCCATGACCCGGCGCAAGTCATCGGATCATGGACCAGCATTGAAGCCCGTGCCGATGGGCTGGCCGTCAAGGGAAAGCTCAATCTGGCCGTGGCCAAGGCTCAGGAAGTGCGGGCGCTTCTGCAAGCCGGTGACGTGGCGGGGCTATCGGTGGGCTTCCGCACCCTGAAAGACGAACGCAGCGCCACGGGCACCCGCCGCATCACGCAAGCCGACCTCAAGGAAATTTCCATCGTGGCCTTTCCTTCGGTGCCCGGCTCCCAAGTCACCAGCACCCGCAGCACCGCCAATATCACCGCGCTGACCAAGGCCATTCGGGCCGCAACCACCTCCATCAAAGGGAACTGA
- a CDS encoding phage major capsid protein, which produces MKDLMTPALETRQDPENTTDPVAEATEAVTELRTAVTEHQTRQTTEMRGVTDRLAALETRMNRPGTGTETTTEPGAEQRAFAAFVRTGVERMQAEEVRALTVSTDTAGGYLAPEQFLAELDRNLVEFSPIRAAARVASTSAGEILLPKRTAGPTASWVGEGGTVGGTQPTYGQQKITVHELACYVDISNRLLEDSAFNMDSELAFDFAEEFGRAEGSAFINGTGDANNQPKGLLTETGIDGITSAGASIGVDDLIDLYHSLPGFYASRAVWAMNRSTIGEVRKIKTISGDYLWRDALAEGNPPTILGRPVIEFPDLPDADATEIPIIFGDFGSGFRIFDRVNLSVLRDPYSVQTSGLVRFHARRRVGGGMTKAEAFKFLTMAA; this is translated from the coding sequence ATGAAAGACCTGATGACCCCGGCGCTTGAAACCCGCCAAGACCCCGAGAACACCACCGATCCTGTTGCCGAAGCCACCGAAGCCGTGACCGAGCTTCGCACGGCAGTGACGGAACACCAGACCCGGCAGACCACCGAAATGCGTGGCGTGACCGACCGTCTGGCGGCACTGGAAACCCGGATGAACCGCCCCGGCACAGGCACCGAGACCACCACCGAACCGGGGGCTGAACAGCGTGCTTTCGCCGCTTTCGTCCGCACCGGGGTGGAGCGGATGCAGGCGGAAGAAGTCCGCGCCCTGACCGTCTCTACCGACACGGCAGGCGGCTATCTGGCACCGGAACAGTTCCTTGCCGAACTGGACCGCAACCTTGTGGAGTTTTCCCCGATCCGGGCCGCTGCCCGCGTGGCCTCCACCTCTGCCGGTGAAATCCTGCTGCCGAAGCGCACCGCAGGCCCCACCGCCTCTTGGGTGGGTGAAGGCGGCACGGTGGGCGGCACCCAACCGACCTACGGGCAACAGAAGATCACGGTGCATGAGCTGGCCTGTTATGTGGACATCTCCAACCGCCTTCTGGAAGACAGCGCGTTCAACATGGATAGCGAACTTGCCTTCGATTTCGCCGAGGAATTTGGCCGGGCGGAAGGTTCCGCGTTTATCAACGGCACGGGCGATGCGAACAACCAGCCCAAGGGGCTGCTGACCGAAACCGGCATTGATGGCATCACTTCGGCAGGAGCCAGCATCGGCGTTGATGACCTGATTGACCTGTATCATTCGCTTCCGGGTTTCTACGCATCGCGGGCCGTCTGGGCGATGAACCGCAGCACCATCGGGGAGGTGCGGAAGATCAAGACCATCTCGGGGGATTACCTCTGGCGGGATGCTCTTGCAGAAGGCAACCCGCCGACCATCTTGGGCCGCCCTGTCATCGAGTTCCCGGACCTGCCCGACGCCGATGCAACCGAAATCCCGATCATCTTCGGCGATTTCGGCAGCGGCTTCCGCATCTTCGACCGGGTGAACCTTTCGGTGCTGCGCGACCCCTACAGCGTCCAGACCTCGGGGCTTGTCCGCTTCCATGCACGCCGCCGCGTTGGCGGGGGCATGACCAAGGCCGAAGCCTTCAAATTCCTCACTATGGCCGCCTGA
- a CDS encoding transposase, translated as MTDHTIGVDISKSHLDVFDAERGAATRFDTSTSGFRAFEEWLGKAPIARVVYEPTGPYHRAFEERFCDRLPLVKVNPLQARRFAEACGTRAKTDALDAQGLARMGVALELEPDTPVAKTTRVLKDLQVARTALIKDRTRLKNRAYVQTNTVLKRQTKARLALVEKHIAELDREIDALIQADKTTARRREIVTSIPGLGSVASAAIVTYLPEIGTLDRRQVGSLAGVVPYNRDSGQWKGRSFICGGRKPLRDALYMPALVAMRYNPDLKAKYDALRAAGKPAKVAIVAIMRKLIETANALVKADRVWTPKTA; from the coding sequence ATGACAGACCATACCATCGGCGTGGACATTTCGAAATCCCATCTGGATGTTTTCGACGCAGAACGCGGCGCTGCGACGCGTTTTGACACCTCGACCAGCGGATTTCGGGCGTTTGAAGAATGGCTGGGCAAGGCGCCCATCGCCCGTGTGGTGTACGAACCCACCGGCCCGTATCATCGCGCTTTCGAAGAGCGGTTTTGCGACAGGCTTCCCCTGGTAAAGGTCAACCCGCTGCAGGCGCGCCGGTTCGCCGAGGCCTGTGGCACACGGGCCAAGACCGATGCGTTGGATGCGCAAGGCCTGGCCCGCATGGGGGTGGCCCTGGAGCTGGAACCGGACACTCCGGTTGCGAAAACAACACGTGTTCTCAAAGACCTGCAGGTTGCGCGCACGGCCCTGATCAAGGACCGCACGCGCTTGAAAAACCGCGCATATGTGCAAACGAACACAGTGTTGAAGCGCCAGACGAAAGCGCGTCTGGCCTTGGTGGAAAAGCACATTGCCGAGCTTGACCGGGAAATCGATGCCCTGATCCAGGCCGACAAAACCACCGCGCGGCGCCGCGAGATCGTCACCTCCATTCCCGGTCTGGGAAGCGTCGCCAGCGCCGCAATCGTGACCTACCTGCCCGAGATCGGGACGCTGGACCGCCGCCAGGTGGGCAGCCTTGCGGGCGTGGTGCCCTACAATCGCGATTCAGGGCAGTGGAAGGGCAGGTCCTTCATCTGCGGCGGACGCAAACCCTTGCGCGATGCCCTCTACATGCCGGCGCTTGTGGCAATGCGATACAACCCGGATCTGAAGGCAAAATACGACGCCCTGCGCGCGGCTGGCAAACCCGCAAAAGTCGCCATCGTCGCGATCATGCGCAAGCTGATCGAAACCGCAAACGCACTCGTCAAAGCAGACCGCGTTTGGACCCCCAAAACTGCTTGA
- a CDS encoding phage portal protein: protein MSATTALRVPAVSAGVKAIAEAVAILPLHAYRRQADGSRERTAVAPATLLNGDANPWTRGPQLRELLTSDAIAYGNGFAVIVRDGEGAPRELHRVHPQSVSVDVDPVSGEPRYRIGSRTLNFMDVLHLRAPCPTSTDAVTGKSPLLEAKDAIGLLITLQGHASRLFANGGRPSGILSFPQRLGAEVAKRIKVSWQAATSGGNSGGTAVLEEGGSFTPLSFNSVDSQFLEIWALSITEVARVLRVPPVLLMDYSHQTWANAETGGQQFLTYSLSPWLARWEAEVTLKLIAPEDRASVFLEHLTDALLRADFATRATAYGQYRSMGAMTANEVRAG from the coding sequence GTGAGTGCCACCACCGCTTTGCGTGTCCCTGCCGTCTCTGCCGGGGTGAAGGCTATCGCCGAAGCCGTGGCGATCCTCCCCCTTCATGCCTACCGACGCCAAGCCGATGGCAGCCGGGAACGCACCGCAGTTGCTCCCGCCACCCTGCTGAACGGTGACGCCAACCCTTGGACCCGTGGCCCCCAGCTTCGGGAACTTCTGACCTCCGACGCCATCGCCTATGGCAACGGCTTCGCCGTCATCGTGCGGGATGGCGAAGGCGCACCGCGTGAACTTCACCGCGTCCACCCTCAATCTGTTTCTGTGGACGTGGACCCGGTGAGCGGGGAACCCCGTTACCGCATCGGATCGCGCACCCTGAACTTCATGGACGTGCTGCACCTGCGTGCCCCGTGCCCCACCTCCACCGATGCCGTGACGGGCAAATCCCCGCTTCTGGAAGCCAAGGACGCCATCGGGCTGCTGATTACCCTCCAAGGCCACGCCTCCCGCCTCTTCGCCAACGGGGGCCGCCCCTCGGGCATCCTGAGCTTCCCCCAGCGTCTTGGGGCCGAAGTGGCGAAGCGCATCAAGGTAAGCTGGCAGGCCGCGACCTCGGGCGGCAATTCCGGCGGCACTGCCGTGCTGGAAGAAGGCGGAAGCTTCACCCCGCTCAGCTTCAACAGCGTGGACAGCCAGTTCCTCGAAATCTGGGCACTGTCCATCACCGAGGTGGCCCGCGTCCTGCGTGTCCCGCCTGTGCTGCTGATGGATTACAGCCATCAGACTTGGGCCAATGCCGAGACGGGTGGGCAACAGTTCCTGACCTACTCCCTTTCGCCCTGGCTGGCCCGTTGGGAGGCAGAAGTCACCCTGAAACTGATCGCCCCTGAGGATCGCGCCAGCGTCTTTTTAGAGCACCTGACCGATGCCCTGTTGCGGGCTGACTTCGCCACCCGTGCCACCGCTTACGGGCAATATCGCAGCATGGGAGCGATGACCGCCAATGAGGTGCGGGCGGGCTGA
- a CDS encoding HNH endonuclease signature motif containing protein encodes MCGQPATVVDHKTPHRGDKKLFWDKTNWQPLCTSCHSSRKQSQERGKRL; translated from the coding sequence ATGTGCGGGCAACCTGCCACTGTGGTGGATCACAAGACCCCTCACCGTGGTGACAAGAAACTCTTCTGGGACAAGACCAATTGGCAGCCCCTATGCACGTCCTGCCATTCGAGCCGCAAACAGTCTCAAGAGCGGGGGAAGCGCCTATGA
- a CDS encoding gene transfer agent family protein has product MSDLPAFRFFFGDAERSFRLTPELVGELERLTSTGIGGFTRRFFQGDFRLADLHAVIRLGLIGGGEAPKEADALVSAYAVPRPVMEIFPLALGILEILMFGTVQDTAGGAEIPTVGNSEEPA; this is encoded by the coding sequence ATGAGTGATCTTCCCGCCTTCCGTTTCTTCTTTGGCGATGCCGAACGCAGCTTCCGCCTCACCCCTGAATTGGTGGGGGAGCTTGAACGCCTGACAAGCACCGGCATCGGCGGCTTCACGCGCCGCTTCTTCCAAGGGGATTTCCGGCTTGCTGATCTTCACGCCGTCATCCGGCTGGGACTGATCGGCGGGGGCGAAGCACCGAAAGAAGCCGATGCCCTTGTTTCCGCATACGCCGTGCCCCGCCCCGTGATGGAAATCTTCCCTCTGGCCTTGGGCATTCTCGAAATCCTGATGTTTGGCACGGTGCAGGACACCGCCGGGGGAGCCGAAATCCCAACCGTTGGGAATTCGGAGGAACCAGCGTGA